CTGCCACTGGTACCATGGACACTGCCAAAGATGCTGTCGAACTGCCGAGGAGACCCCTGAAGTCACATCTGGAGATGAGGATACCGTAACCGCAGATCGTTGCAGACATGGTTGCTGCCGCTGGTACCATGGACATTGCCAAAGATGCTGTCCACCTGAAGATCGTTGCAGACATGGCTGCTGCCACTGGTACCATGGACATTGCCAAAGATGCTGTCCACCTGCTGAGGAGACCCCTGAACATCGTTGCAGACATGGTTGCTGCCGCTGGTACCATGGACATTGCCAAAGATGCTGTCCGCCTGCTGAGGAGACTTGCAGACATGGTTGCTGCCACTGGTACCATGGACATTGCCAAAGATGCTGTCGAACTGCTGAGCAGACCCCTGAAGCTACATCCGGAGATGAGGTCAAAAATTAACGCTAAATAAATAAGGGCGTGACACAGGATCCGTGACACCTATATTATTACcttaatatgttatgtgtaaAAGACTTGTGCGGCTTCTCTTTGAATTGGTGTAGAATCAACGGGGGAAGCATGTAATGAGTACTCAGTTCGAGTGCTCTTCTTATGTTGTTGTCatgttgaaaaaataaatctaCTTGATCATCTACTACAATTGATGATCTTCTTAtgttttttttcactttatctTCCTTCAagatttttggtggaaatgctTCATTTATACGAATTTTCCTAGTTAGTAAATGCTTCTATTACACTTGTACAATACACATTTAAAAGTATAACACAACAAAAGCTTGTGTAGttcatatatttaaaaaatattcttaCTTTTCAACTAAACTATAAAAatatgtaataaattctttataCATTATACTTTACGAACTAtactttaaattttaaaaatatttaatagtATCACTCATCAATAACTCCACATGTTAATTTGTCTTCCAATTCAGTAAATTATAGTAGCTAATTCTCAAAGCTAACCGACACCAAAATTCCCTCACTTGTTCAGCTCCTAGTGGATTTATATTAATTACATTGCATTTATTTCCTAAGCATGAGTTTTGTAACCCCTCATATTAAATCTCAATGATTGATTTTAACGGTTACCAAGGCGTCTAGTAATTGGTTTGCTATTAATTTGAACTAGACATTTATTAGGTCTAGTAGAATTTATTCCTT
This Coffea arabica cultivar ET-39 chromosome 3e, Coffea Arabica ET-39 HiFi, whole genome shotgun sequence DNA region includes the following protein-coding sequences:
- the LOC140038966 gene encoding uncharacterized protein, whose amino-acid sequence is MASSKNLLFLIGVLFALVLLISSDATAADQKSVKTTGVHDASSGEVHLDSKSEDRCRHGCCHWYHGHCQRCCRTAEETPEVTSGDEDTVTADRCRHGCCRWYHGHCQRCCPPAEETPEHRCRHGCCRWYHGHCQRCCPPAEETCRHGCCHWYHGHCQRCCRTAEQTPEATSGDEVKN